In the genome of Natronorubrum sediminis, one region contains:
- a CDS encoding DMT family transporter, whose product MIDRRTFVLFALSSVFFGGTFVAAKAGLEYFPPLLFVALRFDLAAIIMLGYVALTASVEDLRPRTRGDVVGILATGGLVIGLANALLFVGQQYATSAVGAIVFSLNPILTPVFAAVLLSNERLSARGAFGMTLGLVGVALVVSPDPAMLVGGDALGRAILFAGAASAALGAVLILRAGANATLSSTARIAWGLPLAAALTHGFSWSAGESWAAITWSTNALVALAYVAVFAGVLAYIAYFGLLESTGAIQANLVFYVVPVVSTLGGWALLGEAIAPLAVVGFLLIFTGFAVLGSESIDVRATLPDWVASTPARDEPTAATEEPRGYRSD is encoded by the coding sequence ATGATCGATCGCCGAACGTTCGTGCTCTTCGCCCTCTCGAGTGTCTTCTTCGGCGGAACGTTCGTCGCCGCGAAGGCCGGCCTCGAGTACTTCCCGCCGCTTCTATTCGTTGCACTCCGATTCGATCTCGCCGCGATCATCATGCTCGGCTACGTCGCGCTCACCGCATCGGTCGAGGACCTGCGGCCGAGAACGCGCGGCGACGTGGTTGGCATCCTCGCGACCGGTGGCCTCGTGATCGGCCTCGCGAACGCGCTTCTCTTCGTCGGTCAGCAGTACGCCACCAGCGCCGTCGGTGCGATCGTCTTCAGCCTGAATCCGATCCTGACGCCGGTGTTCGCCGCCGTCTTGCTCTCGAACGAGCGACTGTCCGCTCGCGGCGCGTTCGGGATGACCCTCGGACTCGTCGGCGTCGCGCTCGTGGTCAGTCCCGACCCCGCAATGTTAGTCGGCGGCGACGCTCTCGGTCGCGCCATCCTGTTCGCCGGCGCGGCGAGCGCCGCACTCGGAGCCGTGTTGATTCTCCGCGCCGGGGCGAATGCAACGCTCTCGAGTACGGCCCGAATCGCGTGGGGACTGCCACTCGCGGCGGCGCTCACGCACGGCTTCTCCTGGTCCGCCGGCGAATCGTGGGCCGCGATCACGTGGTCGACGAACGCGCTCGTCGCCCTCGCGTACGTCGCCGTCTTCGCCGGCGTCCTCGCGTACATCGCGTATTTCGGCTTGCTCGAGTCGACAGGTGCGATTCAGGCGAATCTGGTCTTCTACGTCGTCCCGGTCGTCTCGACGCTCGGCGGTTGGGCGCTGCTCGGCGAAGCTATCGCGCCGCTGGCGGTCGTCGGCTTCCTGTTGATCTTCACCGGGTTCGCCGTCCTCGGAAGCGAATCGATCGACGTTCGCGCGACGCTTCCCGACTGGGTGGCGTCGACGCCCGCTCGCGACGAGCCAACGGCTGCAACGGAAGAGCCTCGCGGCTACCGCTCTGATTGA
- a CDS encoding sensor domain-containing protein, whose protein sequence is MGNIPGPISASDSVVRSVFGIVLEAQTYKNVVYLLLAFPLGFVYAMFVWFGFIFGLVLSVVVVGFGILLATVFGTRLLARFERWLANALLSLELRAPSDRPQSGGLWETTKGMVDAPSTWRNLGFVTLKFWFGFVGFLLVAFLVSSIELLFTPLRYPTAVEFGTVNDQPVVWTIETLPEALVAVPVGVLATLVLLHVSNGVAYVAKRKAIALLGPVASSEEPDNGSEEPHESAH, encoded by the coding sequence ATGGGAAACATTCCCGGCCCGATCAGCGCCTCCGACAGCGTCGTGCGTTCGGTTTTCGGAATCGTTCTCGAGGCCCAGACGTACAAGAACGTCGTCTACTTACTGCTGGCGTTTCCGCTGGGGTTCGTGTACGCGATGTTCGTCTGGTTCGGATTCATTTTCGGACTCGTCCTCTCGGTGGTCGTCGTCGGATTCGGGATCTTGCTTGCGACCGTCTTCGGGACGCGACTCCTCGCCCGCTTCGAGCGCTGGCTCGCGAACGCGTTGCTCTCCCTCGAACTCCGAGCACCGTCCGACCGACCCCAATCGGGAGGGCTCTGGGAGACGACTAAAGGGATGGTCGATGCACCCTCTACCTGGCGAAATCTCGGATTCGTGACGCTCAAATTCTGGTTCGGGTTCGTCGGCTTCCTGCTCGTCGCCTTCCTCGTCAGTTCGATCGAACTCCTCTTCACCCCGCTTCGCTACCCCACGGCGGTCGAGTTCGGGACCGTCAACGACCAACCGGTCGTCTGGACGATCGAGACGCTTCCCGAGGCGCTCGTCGCCGTCCCAGTCGGCGTACTCGCGACGCTGGTGCTCTTGCACGTCTCGAACGGCGTAGCCTACGTCGCGAAACGAAAGGCGATCGCACTGCTCGGACCCGTTGCATCCAGCGAGGAACCAGACAACGGCTCGGAAGAACCTCACGAATCGGCGCACTAG
- a CDS encoding LysE family translocator, which yields MSLLATALAGVVFGLALAAPPGPMNAIIAEESVVRGWAAGFRAGLGAMTADVVFFVLTLAGVAAVIDQSSAIQPILYLVGGALMCYFALGALEEARDTATFTAAEGDLGVSKGFQKTFALSLTNPYQLGFWLTVGVGLLQPGTLDVLAHVPGAGASLEGVMVVQTGSPTLLAGFFAGVALWIVTYPAGLVAVGRRVDALAPAVAVASGVVLAGFGALFLGVGVLALV from the coding sequence GTGAGTCTCCTCGCAACGGCACTCGCGGGCGTCGTCTTCGGCCTCGCGCTCGCCGCCCCGCCGGGCCCCATGAACGCCATCATCGCCGAAGAGAGCGTCGTCCGCGGCTGGGCGGCCGGCTTCCGGGCCGGGTTAGGTGCGATGACGGCGGACGTCGTCTTTTTCGTCCTCACGCTGGCCGGTGTCGCCGCCGTGATCGACCAATCGTCGGCGATCCAGCCCATCCTCTACCTCGTTGGTGGCGCGCTCATGTGCTACTTCGCGCTGGGTGCCCTCGAGGAAGCCAGAGACACCGCGACGTTTACCGCGGCCGAGGGCGACCTCGGCGTCTCGAAGGGGTTCCAGAAGACGTTCGCGCTCTCGCTGACCAACCCCTACCAACTCGGCTTCTGGCTCACCGTCGGCGTCGGGTTGCTCCAGCCCGGAACGCTCGACGTCCTCGCACACGTCCCCGGAGCCGGAGCGTCACTCGAGGGTGTAATGGTCGTCCAGACCGGTTCGCCGACGCTGCTCGCCGGATTCTTCGCGGGCGTCGCGCTCTGGATCGTTACCTACCCCGCTGGATTGGTCGCGGTCGGTCGACGCGTCGACGCCCTCGCACCCGCCGTCGCTGTCGCGAGTGGCGTCGTGCTCGCCGGCTTCGGAGCGCTCTTTCTCGGCGTCGGCGTATTGGCACTCGTCTGA
- a CDS encoding cation:proton antiporter, with protein sequence MSLGGIALATDFALLIVAAAVLSYIARLTKQPTIVAYVLTGVVVGPIGLGIVAEDQLIEIIAELGLGFLLFVLGIEMRFDDIKEIMRPVGAIALGQAVLQAIASTGVALLLGFTLFQSLMIALATTFGATPIIVKVLGDKEDLKALYGKVDVGILIFQDIYLVLALAILSVGAVDDLGEIAFSIGRVLVLMGVIGVAAYLGSKYLLPTLLRASAANKSTLFTVGIGWAFLFIFAAESLELSVEVGAFLAGLALAQLPYSTELKERMRPATNFFIAIFFASIALQMEVDQLLAYWQEAIIAAVMLIILNFFIVFGLFYSQRFDIETSFLGTISMLQVSEFSLVLGTLAVNEGFIEEGILGFLSLMALITMPVSTYYVIYNRQIFELVRPYLERLEREDTIEAQPVEYDDHAVCVGYSRLSAELAEVLEDDVDDVVFVEDRAEYVEELSEREHGFIFGNARHGDIRQEANVGGATVLISVAQRTDVNLRLVEDAPDALSIVTATTDAEAERLREAGADYVVLERELVGEEFETVLELLDDPEAFERRLEALNDRVSEHERPVDTVATDDDGADADAAEGTDSSSWGESDGRSEPNDRVDTDDPTDSGGENDV encoded by the coding sequence ATGTCGCTCGGAGGAATTGCACTGGCTACGGATTTCGCGTTGCTCATCGTGGCTGCGGCCGTCCTCAGTTACATCGCCAGGCTGACAAAACAGCCGACGATCGTCGCCTACGTGTTGACGGGGGTCGTCGTCGGCCCGATCGGCCTCGGCATCGTCGCCGAGGATCAACTGATCGAGATCATCGCGGAATTGGGGCTTGGCTTCTTGTTGTTCGTTCTGGGGATCGAGATGCGCTTCGACGACATCAAGGAGATCATGCGCCCCGTCGGTGCGATTGCGCTCGGCCAGGCTGTTTTGCAGGCCATCGCGTCGACTGGCGTCGCTCTCCTCCTCGGCTTCACGCTCTTTCAGTCGCTGATGATCGCGCTCGCGACGACGTTCGGTGCGACGCCGATCATCGTCAAAGTGCTCGGGGACAAAGAAGATTTGAAAGCACTCTACGGCAAGGTCGACGTCGGAATTCTGATCTTCCAGGACATCTACCTCGTGTTGGCCCTCGCGATTCTCTCCGTCGGAGCCGTCGACGACCTCGGGGAGATCGCGTTCAGTATCGGGCGCGTACTGGTGTTGATGGGGGTCATCGGCGTCGCCGCCTACCTCGGGAGCAAATACCTCCTGCCGACGCTGTTGCGCGCCAGCGCCGCGAACAAGAGCACGCTCTTTACCGTCGGCATCGGCTGGGCGTTTCTGTTCATCTTCGCCGCGGAATCGCTCGAGCTCTCCGTCGAGGTCGGTGCCTTCCTCGCCGGCCTCGCACTCGCACAACTCCCCTACAGCACGGAGCTCAAGGAGCGAATGCGCCCGGCGACGAACTTCTTCATCGCGATTTTCTTCGCGAGCATCGCCCTCCAGATGGAAGTCGATCAACTGCTCGCCTACTGGCAGGAAGCGATTATCGCTGCCGTGATGTTGATCATCCTCAACTTCTTCATCGTTTTCGGGCTCTTCTACAGCCAGCGCTTCGATATCGAGACCTCGTTCCTCGGGACGATTTCGATGCTCCAGGTCAGCGAGTTTTCGCTCGTCCTCGGCACGTTAGCCGTCAACGAGGGTTTCATCGAAGAAGGGATCCTCGGCTTCCTCAGCCTGATGGCGCTGATCACGATGCCGGTTTCGACCTACTACGTGATCTACAACAGGCAGATATTCGAACTCGTCAGGCCGTACCTCGAGCGACTCGAGCGCGAGGACACCATCGAGGCCCAGCCGGTCGAGTACGACGACCACGCGGTGTGCGTCGGCTACAGCCGCCTCTCGGCCGAACTCGCCGAGGTGCTCGAGGACGACGTGGACGACGTCGTCTTCGTCGAGGACCGAGCCGAGTACGTCGAGGAACTCTCCGAACGTGAACACGGCTTCATCTTCGGCAACGCTCGACACGGCGACATTCGTCAGGAAGCGAACGTCGGCGGCGCGACCGTCCTGATCAGCGTCGCCCAGCGAACGGACGTCAACCTGCGGCTCGTCGAGGACGCACCCGACGCGCTCTCCATCGTGACGGCGACGACCGACGCCGAAGCCGAACGCCTCCGCGAGGCCGGCGCGGACTACGTCGTGTTAGAACGCGAACTCGTCGGCGAGGAGTTCGAAACCGTCCTCGAGTTACTCGACGACCCCGAAGCATTCGAACGGCGACTCGAGGCGCTGAACGACCGTGTGAGCGAACACGAGCGACCGGTCGATACCGTCGCGACCGACGACGACGGAGCGGATGCCGACGCGGCCGAGGGAACCGACTCGAGCAGTTGGGGCGAGTCGGACGGCCGAAGCGAACCGAACGACCGGGTCGACACGGACGACCCGACCGACAGCGGTGGTGAGAACGATGTATGA
- a CDS encoding O-methyltransferase — MVDVLADDIERFVRTIGPDPDETLREMDAVAEREGFPHVGPEVGGFLRFTARMSDAERIFEFGSGYGYSAYWMVDTLPADGEIVLTDVDSDVLERAREYLERGGYADIARFELGDAQETIEEYDGPFDVVLIDHQKERYVEALEAVRPKVPVGGVVVADNAITASPVDFDDLRALLDSDDPSAAVVEANEATRGVADYLEKITGDPDFETILLPLGEGIAVSYRVS, encoded by the coding sequence ATGGTCGACGTACTCGCAGATGACATTGAACGCTTCGTGCGCACGATCGGGCCGGATCCCGACGAGACGCTTCGCGAGATGGACGCCGTCGCCGAACGCGAGGGCTTCCCGCATGTCGGCCCCGAAGTTGGTGGGTTTCTCCGGTTTACCGCCCGAATGAGCGACGCCGAACGGATTTTCGAGTTCGGTTCGGGCTACGGCTACTCGGCGTACTGGATGGTAGACACGCTCCCAGCAGACGGCGAAATCGTCCTGACGGACGTCGATTCGGACGTCCTCGAGCGCGCCCGCGAGTACCTCGAGCGGGGCGGATACGCGGATATCGCCCGATTCGAACTGGGCGACGCACAGGAGACGATCGAGGAGTACGACGGCCCATTCGACGTAGTCCTGATCGATCACCAGAAAGAACGCTACGTCGAAGCGTTGGAGGCCGTCCGCCCGAAGGTACCAGTAGGCGGTGTCGTCGTCGCGGATAACGCGATCACGGCGTCGCCCGTCGATTTCGACGATCTGCGCGCGCTCCTCGACTCAGACGATCCGTCGGCCGCCGTAGTCGAAGCGAACGAGGCGACCCGCGGCGTCGCTGACTACCTCGAGAAGATCACTGGCGATCCGGATTTCGAGACGATTCTCTTGCCACTGGGAGAAGGAATCGCCGTCAGTTACCGCGTGTCGTAG
- a CDS encoding helix-turn-helix transcriptional regulator gives MESALEEIEFLALSPNRVAVLDSLATSERTRNELAAETGASQATLGRILNDFRDRAWIEREGSTYVATATGRLVSSGFTDLREIIETEQRLRGVVEYLPTDSLTFDLRRLADANITTPSQMRPNAPLSRLLELLEDADEVWTVSHAFNEQTLTVVQERTASGEQAFKGVFSRRAIDALATDDELQTRLEELLEEDDAAVRVREDGVPLAVMLLDDVVYLLVRDEHGVLRASIDTDDEVVRSWARETVDDYWERADSLEVSSDEFLE, from the coding sequence ATGGAATCGGCACTCGAGGAGATCGAGTTCCTCGCGCTGTCACCGAATCGCGTGGCGGTACTCGACTCGCTCGCGACGAGTGAGCGGACGCGAAACGAACTCGCTGCGGAGACAGGGGCCTCACAGGCGACGCTGGGTCGTATTTTGAACGATTTTCGAGACCGCGCGTGGATCGAACGCGAGGGAAGTACGTACGTCGCGACTGCGACGGGACGACTCGTCAGTTCGGGATTCACCGACCTCCGGGAGATAATCGAGACCGAACAGCGGCTTCGCGGTGTCGTCGAGTACCTTCCAACCGACTCGCTGACGTTCGACCTCAGGCGATTAGCCGACGCGAACATCACGACGCCGTCACAGATGCGCCCGAACGCGCCGCTGTCGCGCCTGCTCGAGTTACTCGAGGACGCCGACGAGGTGTGGACCGTCTCACACGCGTTTAACGAACAGACGCTGACGGTCGTACAGGAGCGAACGGCGAGTGGGGAGCAAGCCTTCAAAGGCGTCTTCTCGCGGCGAGCGATCGACGCACTCGCCACCGACGACGAGTTACAAACTCGACTCGAGGAACTCCTCGAGGAAGACGATGCAGCGGTTCGCGTCCGCGAGGACGGCGTCCCGCTCGCGGTTATGCTCCTCGACGACGTCGTCTACCTGCTCGTTCGCGACGAACACGGCGTTTTGCGGGCCTCGATCGATACTGACGACGAAGTCGTGCGCTCGTGGGCCCGAGAAACCGTCGATGACTACTGGGAACGCGCCGACTCGCTCGAGGTATCGAGCGACGAGTTTCTCGAGTGA
- the meaB gene encoding methylmalonyl Co-A mutase-associated GTPase MeaB — protein sequence MSSDETLLEDLLEGKHRALARVISKIENRSPGYRDLVSELYAHTGEADVIGITGSPGAGKSTLVDKLAETYRERGETVGVIAIDPSSPFTGGAVLGDRIRMASTVGDMDVFVRSMSARGTLGGLSTATADAVKAMDAFGKDKIIIETVGAGQNEIDIVRTADTVAVLVPPGSGDEIQTLKAGILEIADVFVVNKADRDGADRTVQELRDMIQLGNESGFAAGDGGHHSQEVIDAHDDWDGEPADEEVDAGWTTPIVETVATTGDGIETLLEAFHDHRTYLHDSGEHAEQVRQRYAEEIRTLLREDVHAMLEEELADSGGIDALAERVRTGETDPYAIAGEVLAPVDACLEELETE from the coding sequence ATGAGTTCGGACGAGACGTTACTCGAGGACCTCCTCGAGGGCAAGCACCGCGCGTTAGCTCGCGTCATCTCGAAGATCGAGAACCGCTCGCCGGGCTACCGGGACCTCGTCTCGGAACTCTACGCGCACACGGGCGAGGCCGACGTCATCGGCATCACCGGCAGTCCGGGCGCAGGAAAGTCGACGTTGGTCGACAAACTCGCGGAGACCTACCGCGAGCGCGGAGAGACGGTGGGCGTGATCGCCATCGACCCCTCCTCGCCGTTTACCGGCGGGGCCGTCCTCGGTGATCGCATTCGGATGGCCTCCACGGTTGGTGACATGGACGTCTTCGTCCGTTCGATGAGCGCCCGCGGCACCTTAGGCGGGCTCTCGACGGCGACCGCGGACGCCGTCAAAGCCATGGACGCCTTCGGCAAGGACAAGATCATCATCGAGACCGTCGGCGCTGGCCAGAACGAGATCGATATCGTCCGCACGGCAGACACCGTCGCCGTGCTCGTTCCGCCAGGCTCCGGCGACGAGATTCAGACGCTGAAAGCCGGCATCCTCGAGATCGCGGACGTGTTCGTCGTCAACAAGGCCGACCGCGACGGTGCCGACCGAACGGTCCAGGAGCTGCGAGACATGATCCAACTGGGCAACGAAAGCGGCTTCGCCGCTGGAGACGGTGGCCACCATAGTCAGGAGGTCATCGACGCCCACGACGACTGGGACGGCGAACCCGCCGACGAGGAAGTTGACGCGGGCTGGACTACCCCCATCGTCGAAACCGTTGCGACGACCGGAGATGGAATCGAAACGCTACTCGAGGCGTTTCACGATCACCGGACGTACCTCCACGACTCTGGCGAGCACGCCGAACAGGTCCGTCAGCGCTACGCCGAGGAGATCCGCACACTCCTCCGTGAGGACGTCCACGCGATGCTCGAGGAGGAACTCGCCGACAGCGGCGGGATCGACGCGCTCGCAGAGCGTGTCCGAACCGGCGAGACCGATCCCTACGCCATCGCCGGCGAGGTACTGGCACCCGTCGACGCCTGTCTCGAGGAACTCGAGACCGAGTGA
- a CDS encoding cobalamin B12-binding domain-containing protein: protein MSSEQEQESIRCLVAKVGLDGHDRGAHVIARAFRDAGFEVIYSGLHKAPEEIVQATVQEDVDVLGISILSGAHDTLVPKIMDGLEEYDAKDDTLVLAGGVIPDEDREQLEEQGVSAIFGPGTSVEETIEFVRENAPER from the coding sequence ATGAGTAGCGAACAGGAGCAAGAATCGATCCGCTGTCTCGTCGCCAAAGTCGGCCTCGACGGTCACGACCGTGGCGCACACGTCATCGCGCGCGCGTTCCGTGACGCTGGGTTCGAAGTCATCTACTCGGGACTCCACAAAGCCCCCGAGGAAATCGTCCAGGCAACCGTCCAGGAGGACGTCGACGTTCTCGGCATCTCGATCCTCTCCGGTGCTCACGACACGCTCGTGCCCAAGATCATGGATGGCTTAGAGGAGTACGACGCAAAGGACGACACCCTCGTTCTCGCTGGCGGCGTCATCCCCGACGAAGACCGCGAGCAACTCGAGGAACAGGGCGTTTCTGCGATCTTCGGCCCCGGCACGTCGGTCGAGGAGACGATCGAGTTCGTCCGCGAGAACGCACCCGAGCGATGA
- a CDS encoding HD domain-containing protein, whose product MGVEIKETKVTDAEFEEMKGFVFEYLSASVEKEDEGGRMRWYPWHSAEYRHNHILNVVDLAEEIAYEEGADVDVTRVAALFHDVSKLEADQELHAEAGARVAREYLESRGSYPDSFIDQVCRSIEYHSYQGELTDLDRETQCLVEADLLDKVGANGTALMLLRMGYEARTHMDADEMVDRVLERGYDAASRVRSDTAEGIAHRRLKRVKWFSEWLEDEIAGIGE is encoded by the coding sequence GTGGGCGTCGAGATAAAAGAAACCAAAGTGACCGACGCCGAGTTCGAGGAGATGAAAGGGTTCGTCTTCGAGTATCTCTCGGCCAGCGTCGAGAAAGAAGACGAAGGCGGGCGGATGCGGTGGTACCCGTGGCACTCCGCGGAGTACCGTCACAACCACATCCTCAACGTCGTCGATCTCGCCGAAGAGATCGCCTACGAAGAGGGCGCGGATGTCGACGTCACCCGCGTCGCCGCCCTCTTTCACGACGTTTCCAAACTCGAGGCCGACCAAGAACTCCACGCCGAAGCCGGCGCTCGCGTCGCTCGAGAGTACCTCGAGTCGCGTGGGAGCTACCCCGACTCGTTCATCGATCAGGTGTGTCGCTCGATCGAATACCACTCCTACCAGGGTGAGTTGACCGACCTCGACCGCGAGACGCAGTGTCTCGTCGAGGCCGACTTACTCGACAAAGTCGGAGCCAACGGCACCGCGCTCATGCTCTTGCGCATGGGCTACGAGGCTCGGACGCACATGGACGCCGACGAAATGGTCGATCGCGTCCTCGAGCGCGGCTACGACGCCGCTTCGCGCGTCCGGAGTGACACCGCGGAGGGAATCGCCCATCGACGACTCAAACGCGTCAAGTGGTTCAGCGAGTGGCTCGAGGACGAGATCGCCGGGATTGGCGAGTAG
- a CDS encoding creatininase family protein, with product MYIPHRTWPELGEYVGRESLAVVPVGSTEQHGPHLPEGTDAMIADALARAASERADMLCTPPIQIGVSPHHRQFHGTMWVDAPVFRDYVENLSRNLTSHGIDRIVYVNAHGGNVAHLREVGRRLHEDETAYAVEWMWDESIPQLITEVFDTPGPHGGPKETAMIMHIAEELVRTDRLQDARDGGTVFDFDAERVHGATTFYDCIENSENGVFGDQTDATPEIGEQLFEAATDQLVALLEWLDDQPIEDLMPKPHLESQAGNRLEGDAER from the coding sequence ATGTACATTCCACACCGAACGTGGCCCGAACTCGGCGAGTACGTCGGTCGCGAGTCACTCGCCGTCGTGCCCGTTGGCTCGACCGAACAACACGGTCCACACCTACCGGAGGGAACGGACGCCATGATCGCCGACGCGCTCGCTCGAGCAGCCAGCGAGCGGGCGGATATGCTCTGTACCCCGCCGATCCAGATCGGCGTCAGTCCCCACCACCGCCAGTTCCACGGGACGATGTGGGTCGACGCACCCGTCTTCCGCGACTACGTCGAGAACCTCTCTCGCAATCTCACCTCCCACGGCATCGACCGAATCGTCTACGTCAACGCCCACGGCGGCAACGTCGCCCATCTCCGCGAAGTGGGTCGACGACTCCACGAGGACGAAACCGCCTACGCCGTCGAGTGGATGTGGGACGAATCGATTCCCCAGTTGATTACGGAGGTCTTCGACACCCCCGGCCCTCACGGCGGCCCGAAGGAAACCGCGATGATCATGCACATCGCCGAGGAACTCGTCCGGACCGACCGACTCCAGGACGCCCGCGACGGCGGCACGGTCTTCGATTTCGACGCCGAACGCGTCCACGGCGCGACCACGTTTTACGACTGCATCGAGAACAGCGAAAACGGCGTCTTCGGCGACCAAACCGACGCGACGCCCGAAATCGGCGAGCAACTCTTCGAAGCCGCAACAGACCAACTCGTGGCCCTCCTCGAGTGGCTCGACGACCAACCCATCGAGGACCTCATGCCAAAGCCACACCTCGAGTCCCAGGCAGGGAATCGACTCGAGGGTGACGCAGAGCGATAA
- a CDS encoding cation:proton antiporter: MYDILLALTLIFVLAAALLLVAARKGLSVIPFYLLAGIVAGAAIDETQLLDLAQWGIAFLVFLFGVHVDLEAVRSTGRVSVTVGVVQATVVGALTVGVGLAFGLDPLNAGYLGIAAALSSSLVATSYLGTERDVRPTYQQLAESIHLTEDLLGVLVVLSLSAFVYAATPAWEQFAVAGGLLALAVGIRYLLFHRLTARLRGDSEVMMLIGISFVVGFIALAEAADLSIVVGAFAAGIAIADDYPHSLELVDTVDDLEDFFSPIFFITLGALVAIPSLESLGYTLVLVIAVVIVNPLIVAFVLLRRGFDGRSAVLTGLTLDQVSTFSLFIAIEAFAADQIAREVFNAIVLAAVVTMLVATYTGRHAGEINRWLRDRGVAQRLGESVGNRTSVADDLSDHVIVVDFEHGGRQVLEACSRLDRPTLVIEDDPLLLEEVRDSCEHYVYGDVANDDVWEYANLESAALVVSLTPEHDRAEAVVDLETDVSRVVRVDEAETAEAFLDRGVDAVLNPDTIAADRVGDDLEALLSEELSREEFVERSRDQAGGSREA, translated from the coding sequence ATGTATGATATCCTCCTCGCACTGACGCTGATATTCGTGCTCGCAGCCGCGTTGTTACTCGTCGCCGCCCGAAAGGGGCTCTCGGTGATCCCGTTTTACCTCCTCGCGGGCATCGTCGCTGGAGCGGCGATCGACGAGACGCAACTGCTCGACCTCGCGCAGTGGGGTATCGCCTTCCTCGTGTTCCTCTTCGGCGTCCACGTCGACCTCGAGGCAGTTCGGTCGACCGGCCGGGTCAGCGTCACCGTCGGGGTAGTGCAGGCAACCGTCGTCGGGGCGCTGACGGTCGGCGTTGGGCTCGCTTTCGGCCTCGATCCCCTGAATGCCGGCTACCTGGGTATCGCTGCCGCGTTGAGTTCCTCGCTCGTGGCGACCAGCTACCTCGGCACCGAGCGCGACGTCCGTCCGACCTACCAGCAACTCGCGGAGTCGATCCACCTCACGGAGGACCTGCTCGGCGTGCTCGTCGTCCTCTCGTTGAGCGCGTTCGTCTACGCTGCGACGCCCGCCTGGGAACAGTTCGCCGTCGCGGGCGGCCTGCTCGCGCTCGCAGTCGGCATTCGATACCTCCTCTTTCACCGACTGACGGCACGACTTCGCGGCGATTCGGAAGTGATGATGCTGATCGGCATCTCGTTCGTCGTCGGCTTCATCGCGCTCGCCGAAGCCGCAGACCTCTCGATCGTCGTCGGCGCGTTCGCCGCCGGCATCGCCATCGCCGACGACTATCCACACTCCCTCGAGTTAGTCGACACCGTCGACGACCTCGAGGACTTCTTCTCGCCGATCTTCTTCATCACGCTCGGGGCGCTGGTGGCTATCCCGTCGCTCGAGTCGCTCGGATACACGCTCGTGTTGGTGATCGCGGTCGTGATCGTCAATCCGCTCATCGTCGCGTTCGTTCTGCTCAGACGCGGCTTCGACGGTCGAAGCGCAGTGTTGACAGGACTCACCCTCGATCAGGTGAGTACGTTCAGCCTCTTCATCGCGATCGAAGCGTTCGCCGCGGACCAGATCGCTCGAGAGGTCTTCAACGCCATCGTCCTCGCTGCAGTCGTAACGATGCTCGTCGCGACGTACACTGGTCGTCACGCCGGCGAGATCAACCGCTGGCTTCGCGATCGAGGCGTCGCCCAGCGACTCGGCGAATCGGTCGGTAACCGAACGTCGGTCGCGGACGACCTCTCGGACCACGTCATCGTCGTCGACTTCGAACACGGCGGTCGACAGGTCCTCGAGGCCTGTTCGCGTCTCGACCGGCCGACGCTCGTGATCGAGGACGATCCACTCCTGCTCGAGGAGGTTCGTGACTCGTGTGAACACTACGTCTACGGCGACGTGGCGAACGACGACGTCTGGGAGTACGCGAATCTCGAGTCCGCCGCACTCGTCGTCTCCCTGACGCCGGAACACGACCGCGCCGAGGCCGTCGTCGACCTCGAGACGGACGTCTCGCGCGTGGTCCGCGTCGACGAGGCCGAGACGGCCGAGGCGTTCCTCGATCGCGGCGTGGACGCGGTGTTGAATCCGGATACGATCGCCGCAGACCGCGTCGGAGACGACCTCGAGGCGCTCCTCTCGGAGGAACTCTCTCGCGAGGAGTTCGTCGAGCGCAGCCGTGACCAGGCAGGTGGTTCGAGAGAAGCGTGA